Within Planctomycetaceae bacterium, the genomic segment GACGCCTATCGCCAGCCGGTTCTGCTGAGCCGCCACGTCCCGGCTGTGCCGATCCGAATTCGCCAGTGATTCGACAGCAGCCGGAGATTCTTCGAATGCCAGCGCCTGCTCAACCGTCGCCGGCACGTCAACCGGCTCAAACGGCTGCATTCCGTCGATGGCCACCAGCACTCGCAGGTCGAAGTTGGAAACTTCCAGCGTCAAACGGTAGCTGGTCGCGGAATCCATCGAGTCCGCAACGGCAAACCGGCCCGTTCGCACGGCCTGTCGGGTGGAATCCGACACCAGTACCGCCGTGCCGTCGCTGACATCCAGATGCAGCTCAAACACTTCGTTTCGCACCGGAATGTTGACCTGAACCGCCTGGGGAGTCACCTGCCAGGCCAGTTCCGCCTTCAGAAACAGGTCTCTCACGGGATACTCGGGCGACGAAACCATCGCGTTGTAGCCATACCGATCGGTGGCCGGCGCCAGGTGAGACATCGCCGCCAGCCGATACACGGCGTTCTGAAAAATGGGGCTTTGCGCGTTCGAAATCAGGTCGCGCTGCATCTCCGGAGGCATCACTCCGTCGCATCGCAGCACCTGAGCTGTCCGGTCGTATTCGACGCGAGCCGCCCAGGAGACCGGTATGCGGTCAAATCGCGTCAGGAATGCGTTCCAATCCGGAATCGCGTCCTTCGCTGCCAGAGGAACCTCCACCGGAAAATCGCCGCCGAACCATCGCCAGTTGTGAAAGCTTAGCCAGCTATCTTCAGATCCGCTGTGCGACTCAGTCTGACTGTTATTGTCACTGTTGTCCTTTTCTCCAAATTTTTCATTTTCAGTGGTCAGCGAACCATCGGCAAACTTCCAGGATCCCGTCATCTGCCAGGGAAGCTCCCAGTCGGCCGCGGAGGGCACGAACCGGACATCGAACACGGGAATTCGCATGTCGCACTGGTTCTCGTAGCTCTTGCGAGCGATCTCGCCGCCAACGTACAGGTCGCCATCAACGATGCGAAGCGTTTCCGCCGGCAGCCCCACAACGCGTTTGACGTACGATTCGCCGGGGCTTGCCGGATTGCGAAACACGACACGTTCCCAGCGTTCGGGACGCCGCAGGTCAAAGACGTGCTTGTGAACCAAGAGCTGATCGCCGTGATTCTGCGGAACGGCGCTGACGTCGATGTTGACCTGGCCACAGTTCGGACACGTGGCAAATGCGTCGGAGACGTCGGAATCCGCAGCCGACAGCGTATCCGGGTCCACGGATTCGTCGAACGAGACGCCGAACGCAAACAGGTAATGGCACTGGGGACACTGGACCTGTTTGTGGAAACCCAGCAGCCCGGGAGCCATCGAGCCCGTGGAAATCATGTAGCCTTCCAGAATCAGCCCGCAGCAGAATCACGGCGATGACGAATGACGAAGCCAGATCCGTCAGACCTCGCAGCCATCGCAGGTTTGATTCGTGGCGGGATTCAGACGGGAACAACATGCAAAGTCACGGATGTGGAGCCCGGAACGGCGCGATTCTGGATTACTGCCACTCCGATTCTACGACCCGGGGCTGTCATTGCCACGGGAAAGGCCGAACCCTGTCGGCCGCAGCAGCATTCGGCAGCGTCGCAAGTTTTCGAACATGGGTGAAGTCCGATCCCAGCGATCCCTGCGAAATCTACTGCCCGTCAGGCTGCAGCAATGGTCAAAAATCGCTACCTTTCCCGTCGTGCGAAAAAGCCGCTCAGGGAATTGTCCGGTTCAGCGGGACTGGCGGCCACGCAGCAGATGGACTCGCCGCGGCGTTCGCTGCGAACAGGCCATCTCGCGGCCTTCCACTCACTGCTCAACCGAACACAGAAATGCCCATCCAGCCGTCTGTTCTGATCGAAGTCAAACGTACCAGAAACAAGGGTCGCGGCGTCTTCGCCCGCGAATTCATTGCCGCCGGGACTGTCATCGAACGAGTCCCCGTGCTGGTGATTCCCGAAGAAGAAGTCTACGAGGCTCCGGGAAACCCGCTGCTGCTGGACTATGTGTTTGAATGGGGAAAGGGCACCGTGGGGCTGGCGGCGCTGGGGTTCGGTTCGCTGTACAACCATTCGTACCAGCCGAATGCCCGCTACGACGACGAAGGTCGTCAGACAAAAGTGTTCACGGCCCTTCGAGACATCTCGTCCGGCGAAGAAATCACGATCAACTACAACGGCCACGAAGATGACGCAAGCCCGGTTCACTTCCGGGTTTGTGAAACGACCGCCGCATCGCCTCTCAGATCCCTGCGCGGAGGCGGCGCCGGTTCGCTCCTGAGATTGCGGCGGTCGCGGCAAAAGTCCTTGTGTGGCGAAGAAGTCCTGCCTGCGTTGAATCGCCGCCGCAGCGCGGTCTGTGGATTTCACGCTTGCTGCCGCCGGCGCTCGTCTGGTGCCGCCGGCGCTCGTTTGCTGCCGGAAAGCGCGGGAACTCACGCCACGGTGGCTGGCTGGCGGCTTCTCAACGGCAGTGACCGGAGTCCCGGCCTGGCAAATCAAGGCGGTTCCTGCGCTGGTGGCGTTGAACTGACCACGGACGGACATAGGATGCTGTCAGGTCGTGAGATCTGCCTCGCGGCATTCCCAACCATTAACCGGAATTCTGATTCATGGCGTCGGTGGAACAAATTCGCAGCCTCGCCTCACAGGTTATCGATCCCGAGCTGAACAGGCCGCTGGGCGAATTACGGATGATCGCCGATACATGCGCCAACGGAAGCTCGTTCGTTGTCACCGTCGAATTGCCGACTCCCGCGTATCCGGATCCTGACCGCCTGGCCGAACTGATTCGTGAAAACGCCGAACCGGCGCTGGACGACGGCCAGTCCATCGAGGTGTCCATCACGTCGAAGGTCCGGGGCAAAGACGCCGGCGGACGCATTGGGCTGACGATTCACAACATCATCGCCGTGGGCAGCGGCAAGGGCGGCGTCGGCAAGAGCACCGTCGCGGCGGCTCTGGCGTGCGGACTGCAGTCGTTCGGCTGCCGTGTCGGCCTGATGGACGCCGACGTCTATGGCCCCAGCATTCCTCACATGCTGAACGCCGGCGGCAAACCCGCGGCGGTCGAACACGAGACTCCCGACGGACAGACGTTCGCCCGCATGGAACCGATCGATGTTCACGGCCTGAAGCTGATGTCGATGGGATTTTTCATCGAACAGGGCCAGTCCGTCGTCTGGCGCGGACCGATGCTGCACAAAGCGCTGACACAGTTTCTGAGGGACACGGAATGGGGTGAACTCGATTACCTGATCATCGACCTGCCGCCGGGCACGGGCGACGTTTCGCTGACGCTGTCGCAGCAGGTCGGCCTGGCAGGAGCCGTCGTCGTTTGTACTCCGCAGCAGGTCGCCCTGCTGGATGCGATCAAAGCCGTCGATATGTATCAGAAGGTCAATGTTCCGGTCCTGGGATTTGTCGAAAACATGACCGGCGAAATCTTCGGGCGCGGCGGAGCGAAAAAGTTCGCGGAAGAACTAAGCGTTCCGTTTCTGGGTGAAGTTCCGATTCAGGCCTGCATCCGCGAATACTGCGACCGTGGGCGGATGTTCGAACTTCTGAACGACGACAATCCGGCCCGTGAATCGCTGCGAGCGATGTGCCAAAACGTCGCCATGCAGGTCGCTCGAAACCTGATCGAAACCCCGGCCGCTCCGACCCTGGAGATTCTTTAGTCTGCCATGTCCAACACCGCTGCCATTGATGAACTGCTTGAAGAATTTGAGGCGTTGGAAGACTGGGAAGAACAGTGCGACTTCCTGATCGACCTGGGTCTTGAACTTCCCGAGTTTCCCGAAGACCAGAAGATCGAACAGAACATCGTCCACGGGTGTCAGAGTCGTGTGTGGATGATCGCCGAACCGACTCACGCCGGCGGGGAGACAACCATCACAATCAAAGCCGACAGCGATGCCATGATCGTGAAGGGACTGATCGCGGTGCTGCTGGCGACCTATTCAGGCCACACTCCACAGCAGATCCTGTCAACCGACGTCGCGGCGCTGTTCAAACGCATGAAGCTGGACAAGCATCTCAGTCCCAGCCGCCGCAATGGACTGTTCGGCATGGTCCAGCGAATTCAGAACTTCGCGGCACAGCACGCCGCGTGAAGTTGCCACCACGATGACCACATCGACGATCAACCGCACGACCACTTACGACGCTGCCGCCGTCCGTCGCCAGTTTCCGGTGCTGAACCAGACGCTGCAAAAAGGGCTGACGCCCGTGTATCTGGACAGCGGCGCGTCCGCTCAGAAGCCGCAGATTGTCATCGACAAGGAACGCGAAGTCGAAGAACAGTACTTCGCGAACGCTCACCGCGGCCGGTACAGCTTCGGAGCCAGGATCGACGACGAACTGGAGGCAGCTCGGCAGAAGATCGCCGACTTCATCAGCGCTCCGTCGGCCGAACAGGTCGCATTCTGCAGCGGGACGACGATGGCGATCAACATGATTGCCTCCGGCTGGGGACGTCGGCACGTTAAGGCCGGCGACGAAATCCTGATCAACGAAATGGAACACCACGCCAACTTCGTTCCCTGGCAGCAGCTCGCCCTGCAGACCGGAGCCACGCTGCGGTTCATCCCGCTGACCGATGACGGTCGGCTGGACGTGAATCGCCTGCCGGACGTGCTGACTTCAAAGACAAAAGTTCTGGCCGTCACGGCGATGTCGAACGTGCTGGGAACTGTGAATCCCATTCGCGAACTGGCGAAGCGGGCTCACGACGTCGGCGCGATCGTCGTTGTCGATGGTGCTCAGAGCGTCCCGCACCTGCCGACCGACGTGGCAGCAGACGACGTCGATTTTCTGGTGTTTTCCGGTCACAAGGTTTACGGCCCCACGGGAATCGGTGTGCTGTACGGTAAGGCGGAACGGCTGGAAGAAACGGACCCGATCGTGTTCGGCGGGCACATGATCGAACGAGTCTTCCGGGACCATTCCACCTGGGCGCCGCCGCCGGCGAAGTTCGAAGCGGGCACGCTGCCCATCGTCCAGGCGATTGCTCTGGGCACGGCCATCGACTGGGTCACGGAGCTCGGGCTGGACAACATCCACCGGCACGAAACCTCTCTGCTGACATCCGCGACGCAGGCGCTGCAGCAGATTCCGGGAATGAAGATCTACGGGCCGGCGCTCGACCACAAGGGAGCGATCATCAGCTTTCGGATTGACAATCTGCACCCGGAAGACCTTGCCGCGATGCTGGATCGGAAGGCGGTCTTCACGCGCCACGGCCACCACTGCACGATGCCGCTGCACGATCTGCTGAAAGTCACGGCCACTACGCGAGCCAGCTTTGCCGCGTACAACACTCCGGAAGACGTCGCCGCTCTGATCGCCGCCATCCACTTCGCGCGTGAAAAGCTGCGGCTGGTGTAAGTCAGCGACGCCGCTCCAGTCGCTCCAGAATCGGTTCCATCATCGGCAGTTCGGTGTAGAACATGGCGCTGGGATCGATACCTGCGGCTTCCAGCCGATCACTGCGATCCCGAATGCTCGGGAACTCGGCGATCCATGGCAGCACCACCAGCCAGATGGTCGCGATGACGATAGTGGCCAGGATGAGTCGAATCGTGCCCTGCAGCGACGGGCCTGCTTCGTGATTTTCTTCGGACATGCCAGGTGAATTACTCTCGGGGATCAAATGAATCAATCGTACCTGCAAGGTGTGTCTGAGCTGACTTCATCCCGCAGGACCGGAATGACGCTGAGCACCCCGGCACCGCGCTACGGTCCCACAAAATCACGAAAGACCACGCCGAACATCAGCCAGGCCATCAGCAACGTCAGCACCAGATTCAGTGACTGCCCGCACAGATACAGAACCAGCGGCTTTCCGCCACGAAGGTGCGGTGCCAGTTCGCGATAGTCCGTGTCCAGCCCGATGCTGACAAACGCAAGGCAGAAGAACCAGCCGCGGAATGTTTTCGTCACATCCCCGACCATCGCGTCAATAAGTTCCGGGCCGCCGCTGACAGTCGCATGGACGGCCGAAAACACAATCGATGCCAGTACAAATCCGATCACGAATTTCGGAAACCGATACCAGATTTCCATGACGCTGGGCTTTGGTCCGGAAGGGTCGCGTTCCACGAACGTGACCCAGTACACCGCGACACAGAATGCCGTGACACCGATCAGGATGTTCTGGATCATCTTCACGGTCGTCGCGACTTCCAGCGCCCGATTGCGCGGCTTTCCGCCGGGAACGTCGCCTGCCACTGTCGCGTCGGGTTTGAACATTTCTCCCGCGGCGGCGACGGCCCCCGTCGAATCAATGGTGCCTCCCATCCACGCGCCGCCGATGGTTTCGTCCATTCCGACCGCCAGAATAACGCGAGGCATCACGACCATCATGATGACAGTGAACGAAAGTGACATACCGATCGCCAGCGAGAGTTCTTCCTTCTTCGCTTTACACGCCGCCGCCGTTGCGATCGCGGCCGAAACTCCACACACGGACATGTCGGCGGAAATCACCATGTTCAGGGAACGGGATTCCATCTTCAGCACCTTCTGTCCGAAGATGTAGGTGCTGACAAGAACCACCGGCGTGACCACCCACGCCACAAACACTCCCGGAATCCCCAGCGCCAGCAGGCGGCTCATCAGGACCTCCGCGCCGAAGATCACCAGACCGGTCTTGATGTAGAATTCCGTCATGACCGCCGGTTTCAGAAACGCGGGCGTCCCGATCGTGTTGCTGATCGCCAGGCCCACCAGCAGAGCCCACAGGGCGTATTCCAGATTGAAGTCCCTGGCGACCGTCTGTCCCGCCATCACGTACGCCACCGTTGCCAGCAGGAAGACAATCGGAAACGCAATCAGAAACGCGCCGCCCGATCTGCCGCGAAGCTGCGTGACTGCGCCGAACAGCACTGCGATGACCGCGAAGACTCCCAGGGTCCCCGGCAGAGTGTTGACTGCCTTCCTGCCTTCCTGAGCCGATTTGCAAAACGCCTCGACCGGATTTCTGTGCCAGGAACCGGGCTTGGCCACCCACCGCTTGAACGGACTGCTGAGTGTGACTGCTTCGCCCGCGGCGATGGCTTCGGAAAAGTTGTCCGGGCGGCTGAGCCAAACCGACAGAAACGCGACGACCAGCAGCAGGCACGCGCAGATCACGGCCCACCAGTCTTCGTGCAGTCGTTCCGCAAACGGTCGCGTGACCGGAACGGCGGCGGTGGTCTGTTTCGAAGTCTCTTCTGCTTGTTCGTCGCTGTTCATGCTCTATCTTGCGTTGGCGGCTGGTGACGTGGTTTGCGGTTGACGGAGTATGCGAACTGGCAAAGTCAGCAGCAACCATCAACAGCGAGCCGTGTTTGATGGCGCGGCTTGTTGTTCTGCGTGACTTCTCAGAAGCACGTGGTTCGGGAAGGCAGGGTTGCTGCCGAGCGGCGCTGGCGAATTGGCGTCCGACGTGACAGAGGCTCGGCAGGAGCCTCGCCCTCCCGTCCACATTGCGATTGTCGATCAAACCCGATTCGAATTGCCGTCAGGCTGCCTTACAGGAAACAGCATTCGTGAAGATTGAAGATGCGTGGAACAGTCGTCCGGCGATTGAGCAGATTCAGTCGCAGCGACTTGTCGAACTGCTGCAGGCCATTGTGCCTCGCAATCGGTTCTACACCTCGAAGTTTCAATCCGCCGGCATTGATATCGCCGACGTTCGGTCCGTCGCGGACCTGCCGCAGCTTCCGGTGACCATCAAGCAGGAACTGGTCGACAGTCAGACTCAGCAGCCGCCGTACGGAGCCAACGTGACGTATCCGTCGAACCGTTACACGCGGCTGCACCAGACGTCGGGCACGACGGGCCGGCCGATGCGCTGGCTGGACACAGCGGAAAGCTGGAACTGGATCATGGAATGCTGGCGGCAGATCTATCTGCTGGCGGGGCTGAAGTCCGACGACCGGTTGTTCTTTCCGTTTTCGTTCGGTCCGTTCATCGGCTTCTGGGCGGCGTTTGAAGGAGCGTCGCGGCTGGGGAATTTCGTGATCGCCGGCGGAGGCATGACGACTCAGATCCGGCTGCAGGCGATGATCGAAAACGAAGCCACCGTCGTCTGCTGCACTCCCACGTATGCTCTTCGGATGGCGGAAGTCGCGGCTGCCGAAAACATCGATCTGCAGGAAAGCAGCGTACGAATGCTGATCGTCGCCGGCGAACCCGGGGGAGCGATCCCGGCGACTCGCGGCCGCATCGAACAGGCCTGGGATGCGCGTGTCATCGACCACTGGGGCATGACGGAGATCGCGTCACTGGGAGTCGAAAGCGAAGATCGTTCCGGCGGAATGTATCTGCTGGAAACTGAAGTCATCGCGGAAATCGTCGATCCGGAAACTCTGCGGCCCGTGGCCGCCAACGAAACAGGAGAACTGCTGGTGACGAATCTGGGACGGATCGGATCGCCGCTGATTCGCTATCGAACCGGCGACCTGGTCCGTGCTTCAACCGACCCGGATCCGACCGGTCGGGAACTGTTGTGGCTGCCGGACGGAATTCTGGGCCGGTCCGACGACATGGTGATTGTGCGAGGCAACAACGTGTTTCCCAGCAGCGTGGAAGCCGTGCTGCGGGAATTTGATGACGTCGCGGAATTCCGAATCGACGTCAGCGTCGTGCGCGCGATGAACGAACTGCAGATCACTATCGAACCGATTCCGGAAGCTTGCGACCGAGCGCCGCAGTTGGCGGCCACCGTGAAGGATGCGTTGCGCCACCGTCTGGGCTTCGTCTGCGAGGTTGTGACAGTGCCGGTTGGTGAACTGCCGCGGTTTGAACTCAAGGGCCGCCGGTTTCATCGCAAAGGCGGCTGACCAGTCATCAACTGCTCGCGCTGCGGTAGTAGTTCAGCGACCAGCGGAACACGATCCTCGCCAGCAGCAGACCAATCAGTGCCGCGGCCGCCGCGACGACGGCCCAGTGATGCTGTTCCAGTGTGCCCACGACAATGCGAGCCGGCACGGTGATCACCAGCAGAATGGGAATCACATACGAAAACGAAAACTGCAGCACTTCGCCGCCTTCGATCTGAGCCGGGTCACGGCCGTCGTAGATGCTGCGGGGATAGCGCGCGAACACCGTGATGTAGAACCAGAAATCGTACAGTCCCTGATTGCGTCCCAGCCAGATGCTGGCACAGGCCGTCACCAGCATCATCGAATAGAAGAACATGACACCCACGCCGACGAATGCCAGATACGTGATCGTCTGAGCGACAGAAACCGGCTCGCCGATCCGATACAGCGACAGCAGCAGCAGTCCCAGAGCGAGCATGATCTGACCGATCATCGCCAGGTTGATCCGTTCCAGCGAAACCAGAAACTGCGTATCGATCGGCTTCAGCAGCGCGAAGTCCAGCCGGCCGGTGCGAATCTGTTCGCTCAGGTTCGCACAATTCGGCATGAAGAACGTTTCGACAATGCCGTTAATCAGCATGCCGGTCGCCATGAAGGCAAAGTACTGGTCGCGAGTCCAGCCGTTAATCTGCGGAACTCGCGCAAAGATGATCTCAAACAGCGCGAGCTGTGCGAAGAACCAGAATGCTCGCGTGATGAGCTGGATCAGGAAATTCGCCTGAAACATCATCTCGCGGATCAGCGAATTCCGGCAGAAGGTTGTGAAAACGCGAACGTAGTGCATGATGCTCCATCCTGAATCCGCGCCACTCTACCGGAAACACATCACATGGTCATCGTCGTCGCCACGATCTCACTGAAGCCTGGAACCCGGGACTTGTTCCTGACCGAATTTCGCAGGATTGTCCCCGAAGTTCTGAACGAAGCCGGCTGCATCGAATACGGCCCGACCATTGATGCGGCGACCGATATTCCCAACCAGAACGTTGACGCCGATCGGGTAACGATTGTCGAAAAGTGGGAATCCGTCGCAGCGCTGCAAGCCCACCTGCAGGCTCCGCACATGCTGGAGTATCGTCCGAAGGTGAAGGACTTCGTGACGGCGTCCGAACTGCGAGTGCTGGAATCAGCGTAACGGCGAAACGCTGATCTGATTGCTCGTGGCGAAATGTCAGGCTTTGAAATTTCAGATTTCAAATTTCAGATTTCAGATTTGAAATCTGACCCCTGAATCCTGACCCCTCACATCTCCGACATCACATCCGCTATCGCGCCGTCCAGCCGCCGTCGACGGTAACCATGCTGCCGGTCATGAAGCTGCCGGCGGCGCTGGCCAGCAGAATCGCGGCTCCCTGAATCTCCTCAAGTTCGCCCCAGCGTTCCTGAGCGACCGCGCCGATGATGAATTTCCGCGCTTCCTCCGTGTCGGCGATCGGAACGTTCATGGGAGTCAGAAACGGTCCGGGACAGATGGCGTTGCACGTGATGCCGAAGCGGGCCAGCTCCAGACCCAGTCCGCGAGTCATCTGCACGACGGCTCCCTTGCTGGACGTGTATGGCGAGCGGTTGGCCAGTCCGACCAGCCCCAGTGTGCTGGCCATGTTGATGATGCGGCCGTAACCTGCCTTTTTCATGTGTGGCACGACGGCTTTGCAGCACAGCCAGATACCGTCGACGTTGGTTTTCTGCACCTTCTGAAAGTCTTCGTAGGCCACGTCTTCAATGCTGCCGCGAATGTTGATTCCCGCATTGTTGATCAGAATGTCAATGCGTCCGAACTTTTCAATGACGGCTGCCACCACGCGATTGACGTCTGCGGGAACGGACACGTCGCCCGCCAGAGCGATCGCAGTCACGCCAAATCCGTCGGCAATCTCCGCGGCCACTGCGTTTCCTTCGTCGGCATTCCGACTGACAATCGCAATGTTCGCGCCGGCCGACGCAAGTCCCGCCGCCATCGCCGCGCCAAGCCCCTTGGAACCGCCGGTGACCAGTGCCACTCGATCGTGAAGGTCAAACTGTTTGATTCCCGGAAGAGATTTCAGCGGTTTGGCGTCGGGCATGTCAGATGGTTCCAATCATGAAATTCAGTAACAGGGTCTTTACGAATGTGAGCAATGCAGTGTCCGGATCGACGTCGCTCTGCTTATGCGTCCGGCGGATGAGAATCTACCTGTGTGGAGCAGTGATGGCTTCACCCTCCCGCTGAAGCGGGAGGGTAAAATCTCACCCGCCGCTCGTCTCAAGCCGCGGGCTGCAGAGAAGCACTGCAGTTTTGCAAAGCTGCCGCGAATCGGCGAGGCACTACACTAACGTTCCGCCTGCCAGGTCACCACGCTTCCGCCGGAGAATCGCTGAATCGTTCCGGCGGCGGTCTCCAGCACGAGCGCACCGTCTTCGTCGATTCCGCGACAGGTTCCGGCATGTTGCCGGTCACCGGTCTGCAGAACCAGCTCGCGTCCGTTCAGAATGCTGGCGGCGTTGGCTTCCGACAGCACCGCGGCAGGCGACCGGGAAAGACGCTGCTTCAAAGACGTCAATTCTGCCACGATCGCTATTAGTACGGCGGTCAGATCCTGGTGCTGTCCGGTGAGGTCGAACACCGACGCGGCTCGCTGCCGCACTTCCATCGGCGCGGGAGACAGCGAATTGTTGACGTTCACACCGATGCCAATGATGACGCCGCACCGGTCACCCGCGTTGTGCTGTTCAGCAAGGATTCCGCAAATCTTTTGCTCACCGACCAGGACATCGTTCGGCCACTTAATCGCGGTCGTTCGGTTCGGGACCAGCGGCGCGACGGCGTTGCGCACGGCCAGACCGGTCAGCAGAGAAATCATCGCTCGACGTTCCACCGGCAGATCCATCGACTCCGCGTCGAGCACGATCGAAAACGTGAGTGCTCCGGCGGTCGACCACCACTGATTGCTGCCCCGTCCGCGCCCCGCCGTTTGATTGGCCGTCAACACCAGAGCAGGCGCTACTTCCAGCAGCGGCTTCAGCAGCGAGACGGCCAGGCGATTCGTCGATTCCAGCGTCTCGTGATATTCGACATGACGAATACCCGTCTGCCGGCAAATGAGTGGCAGATCAAACGGCGGCACGGGAAGTTCTCTGACCGTAGTCGTCATGCTTGCCAACCGACGGATCATTCATGGCCGGAATCTGAAGCACGGGAACCGAGTCCCGAAGCTCGCGTCGCGGCGTGTGAGGAAGCTCATTCGTCATGCCGTTGCCAGATTCTGCAGCCGATGGACGACGCTGATGATGCGTCCGGCGGCTTCTTCAATTTCTTCGGACGTGTTGAGAATACTGAGCGAAAACCGCACCGACGACCGGCAGATGTCCGGCGGGCAACCCATCGCCAGCAGTGCCGGAGCAGGCTCTGCCGAGCCGCTCGCACAGGTGCTGCCCAGCGAACAGGCGATGCCTTCCAGATCCAGATTCACCAGCAGCGCTTCTCCATCTATTCCGGGAAAGGCGATGGACAGTGTGTTCGGCAGTCGGCGAGCATCGATTCCGTGAACGACTGATCCGTCGCATTCGGTCAGCAAGCGGTGCTGCAGGCTGTCGCGCATTTCGGACAGCCGATGATTTCGTTCGTGAGATTGAGCGTCAAAAATTTCGAGAGCCTCCGCCATGCCGGCGATCAGTGCGACGGGTTCCGTTCCGGCTCGCCGGCCGGATTCCTGATGACCGCCTTCCAGCAGCGGCGGAAGCTGAACTCCGCGACGCAGCAGCAGACCGCCGATGCCTCGCGGACCGTGGAACTTATGAGCCCCAAATGCCAGCGCCGTGGCCTTCAGTTCCCGGAAGTTGACCGGGATCTTGCCGGCCGCCTGAACCGCGTCGACCAGCAGCGGAACGCGATGTTCCAGGCAGCGGTCCGCCAGCGGTTTCAGGTCCTGAATGACTCCCGTTTCGTTGTGGGCCAGAATCACGGTGACCAGTTTCAGGTCCTGCCACGGCAGATCGTCGAACTGACCGCTGACCAGCAGTCCTCGTGAATCAACGTCCAGGAGGACCTGCGTGAATCCATTCTGGCAAGCTCGTTCGCAGGCCCGGACCGTGGCCGGATGTTCGCCGGCAGTGTGAGCGATCGTGCCTTTGCGTCCGAGCGTCAGGCCGTAGACGGCGGCGTTGATCGCTTCCGTACCGCCGCTGGTGACGATGACTTCTTCCGGCTCGGAGCCAAGCACTCGTGCGATCGTGTCACGGCTTTCGTTCAGAACAGTGCGGGCATCGCGGCCGAACGAATGCTGGCTGCCGGGGTTGGCAAACGCGTTTCGCCACGCGTTGTCCATCGCGGTGATCACTTCCGGCAGCAGCGGTGTGGTGGCGTTGTTGTCCAGATAAATTCGGGAAGGCATGTGTCTGACGTCACGCGGAATTGCGGTTGATAAGGTCAGCGGGCAGAGTATCCGCGCGACTCGGCAGCGTCTACGTTCACCGTCGCAGCCTCGGGATGATGATCGCCGCGACGTGGCCGAAGACCCGCCCGCGAATCGATTGCCAGTGCCGACTTTGAGACATCAAACGACTCGTCAAAGCGCGGTGGACGCGACGGCGGGAGGCGGTTAGTCTCAGGCCGTCGACTGGTTTTGATCCGCCGGACTGTTGCCCGAATCCTTCGCAACGAACCTGTTCAGGAAGCTGCCCGCGTCCCATGCACTTTGACGAAAGTTCCATTCTGCCGCCGTCCTCCAGATCACTGGAAAGTCTGCACGATGTCTGCCAGGCCGTCGATCAGGGCACGGCTCGCCATGAAGCCGAATGGATCAAGCTTCGGCGGCAGATGCATTGTGCTCCCGAACCCAGCGGCGCGGAGATTGAAACCAGCCGGTTGATTCTGCAGCGGCTGCAGGTCGCCGGGATGAAGGCTCACATTCCGGATCGCCGAGTCGGTGTGATCGCCGATCTGGTACTGGGTGACGCCGACGAGCACTCGCCCGTGATCGCTCTTCGAGCCGACATCGACGCTCTGCGAATGACCGACCAGAAGACGGTGTCGTATTCGTCGAATCGGGAGGGGCTGGCTCATACCTGCGGCCATGATGT encodes:
- a CDS encoding S26 family signal peptidase, translating into MISTGSMAPGLLGFHKQVQCPQCHYLFAFGVSFDESVDPDTLSAADSDVSDAFATCPNCGQVNIDVSAVPQNHGDQLLVHKHVFDLRRPERWERVVFRNPASPGESYVKRVVGLPAETLRIVDGDLYVGGEIARKSYENQCDMRIPVFDVRFVPSAADWELPWQMTGSWKFADGSLTTENEKFGEKDNSDNNSQTESHSGSEDSWLSFHNWRWFGGDFPVEVPLAAKDAIPDWNAFLTRFDRIPVSWAARVEYDRTAQVLRCDGVMPPEMQRDLISNAQSPIFQNAVYRLAAMSHLAPATDRYGYNAMVSSPEYPVRDLFLKAELAWQVTPQAVQVNIPVRNEVFELHLDVSDGTAVLVSDSTRQAVRTGRFAVADSMDSATSYRLTLEVSNFDLRVLVAIDGMQPFEPVDVPATVEQALAFEESPAAVESLANSDRHSRDVAAQQNRLAIGVSGAVRIENLQLFRDVYYTPGRRKHAVESDFTVPENCYFVHGDNSPVSFDSRSWDDPCVPHRLLVGKPFVVHLPSTPGRIRVGGRELPIRIPDFSRMRYIR
- a CDS encoding SET domain-containing protein — translated: MPIQPSVLIEVKRTRNKGRGVFAREFIAAGTVIERVPVLVIPEEEVYEAPGNPLLLDYVFEWGKGTVGLAALGFGSLYNHSYQPNARYDDEGRQTKVFTALRDISSGEEITINYNGHEDDASPVHFRVCETTAASPLRSLRGGGAGSLLRLRRSRQKSLCGEEVLPALNRRRSAVCGFHACCRRRSSGAAGARLLPESAGTHATVAGWRLLNGSDRSPGLANQGGSCAGGVELTTDGHRMLSGREICLAAFPTINRNSDSWRRWNKFAASPHRLSIPS
- a CDS encoding Mrp/NBP35 family ATP-binding protein encodes the protein MASVEQIRSLASQVIDPELNRPLGELRMIADTCANGSSFVVTVELPTPAYPDPDRLAELIRENAEPALDDGQSIEVSITSKVRGKDAGGRIGLTIHNIIAVGSGKGGVGKSTVAAALACGLQSFGCRVGLMDADVYGPSIPHMLNAGGKPAAVEHETPDGQTFARMEPIDVHGLKLMSMGFFIEQGQSVVWRGPMLHKALTQFLRDTEWGELDYLIIDLPPGTGDVSLTLSQQVGLAGAVVVCTPQQVALLDAIKAVDMYQKVNVPVLGFVENMTGEIFGRGGAKKFAEELSVPFLGEVPIQACIREYCDRGRMFELLNDDNPARESLRAMCQNVAMQVARNLIETPAAPTLEIL
- a CDS encoding SufE family protein, which codes for MSNTAAIDELLEEFEALEDWEEQCDFLIDLGLELPEFPEDQKIEQNIVHGCQSRVWMIAEPTHAGGETTITIKADSDAMIVKGLIAVLLATYSGHTPQQILSTDVAALFKRMKLDKHLSPSRRNGLFGMVQRIQNFAAQHAA
- a CDS encoding SufS family cysteine desulfurase, whose translation is MTTSTINRTTTYDAAAVRRQFPVLNQTLQKGLTPVYLDSGASAQKPQIVIDKEREVEEQYFANAHRGRYSFGARIDDELEAARQKIADFISAPSAEQVAFCSGTTMAINMIASGWGRRHVKAGDEILINEMEHHANFVPWQQLALQTGATLRFIPLTDDGRLDVNRLPDVLTSKTKVLAVTAMSNVLGTVNPIRELAKRAHDVGAIVVVDGAQSVPHLPTDVAADDVDFLVFSGHKVYGPTGIGVLYGKAERLEETDPIVFGGHMIERVFRDHSTWAPPPAKFEAGTLPIVQAIALGTAIDWVTELGLDNIHRHETSLLTSATQALQQIPGMKIYGPALDHKGAIISFRIDNLHPEDLAAMLDRKAVFTRHGHHCTMPLHDLLKVTATTRASFAAYNTPEDVAALIAAIHFAREKLRLV